The genomic region TAAAGACAAAAGCTATTTTTTCAttgactgaaataaaaataacatttctgagaaaatgtaaattaaactaaaacacaataaaatgtCCTCACATGATTAAATTCACCATTAATGTAAAACAAACATGACTTACcaacaaaactaaactaaactggAGTGAAAAAGTGACTAAATAGAAATACAAATTGAATGTAAAAGTGTAATAATCTCGCTCTGTCCTTGTGATTTCAGTGGAAATGAACAGATATTTGCTACTGAACAAAACTCTGGAGCTTCTGATCCAAACTCTATGAGACGTCAATCATCAGCCGTCTATGTCAGCTCAGTCATGTGACACATCAGATTTGATCATCAGATCACGCGTTTGTCTGATTCTTTCTTGCTTCTGCTCGAGTTCTGACGGGATCGTACGGTGCATTAATGGGAGTGATGTGAGGATTCGTCTGTGTGTCACACTCACGCCATCACACGACTGATGTCCATCATTTCAGCACTAAACTGGAAGCGAATTTAGGCTCATGAATATGAATTTTTGATGTTGTGGCTCAAGCTGCATAGAGCCTTTAGTCACGTGATCTAATTAATATTGAGTGGGTTCTGATCTTATTGCTCCATCATGTGTCTGAAAGATCTGGAGTCGCTCCGACCGACCGCACATCATTCACTCCGTTTGTTATCTCAAAAGCCCAGACATTTCACACAAAATTTGATTTTACACACTACGGAGAAATAATACAAACAAAAGCTGGTTTTACACACTGCAGAAATgatgtttctgtttgttttccagcacaaatatctaaacattcttaaatcaagataatttactggagaagagaaatgactgaTATTAAAGATATTAAACCTAGTTTTCtgaaaatgcatcaaaatgaagtgagtttaagtttaaaacaagaacaattaTCTGTCAGGAGGGAAAACAAGTGTATTTCTCCATCTGTGAGACTCAACTGTTGCTGTGGCAACAAGATTCAGGAAATATTACAGCTGATATCCGTCGTTCATGTTTCACGTGTGGCTGAAGAGATTTGAGCCCTTTCACTTTAGATTTAACAGCAGGCCTTAAATGTCAAAACTTCAGCAAAAATAACAACGCTGAGAGGATTATCGTCTCCAACATCATGTTGAGTTAAGAATAAATCatacattaaattataaattgtgAATCCACTGCCTGACGGTCAAGGTTTCCCAGAAAATGTCACTGTGCTTCAGCCAATCGGACGCCTGCAGCAGATGTTGAGTCTGACGCTGCGTCTCAATTCATACTCACACTACGCCCTAAAAGCATGTACTAAATGAgcaaaagtacatacttttgagtgtgcaTCAGAAGAGtggacaagctttgggacaaaCTGTCAATCATCTTCTCACAGTAACAATCCTCCACATTTAATTCACAGTAATTTCCTACCATATTGGAGAGAAATGCACTGTTGGTGTACTCTTTTCATCACTCTGCGGGACACACTGATTCTGCTCTCACACACCGCTGAGGACGGATGAAGCTCCGGCAGACGGGCTGATCAGCGGCTCCTCGTGGCTCAGATGTGGAAGCGCAGCTCATGCGTCTTTCATTGGCTCTGTATCTTTAATAAACAGCTAAAGgtcattctttgtgttcttcagAGACTCGTGCCGCAGTGAGTCAGTGTGAAAGAGCCTCAGTGAACCGGATCACGTGACGAGTTTATTTGTTAGTTCatgtgtttgagagagagagaagatgaATGAAAACCAGACTTTAATGTTCTCgcagcgtgtgtgtgtttcacagcAGGTGTCACTCAAACATCATGATGAACTAATGTGTTTTCCATGAATCTAGAGTGTCTGATTAATCTATAGACCTTCTGTAGCCTGAAgcataataattattttcattcacAGACAAATCCCACCgactaaaatatttttcttttgtctttgCTCATTTCAGTTCATTATATTATCTGTTTTTCTGCACATTTTCTGCATTGATTTAAATCATTGGTCTGAATGATATTAATGAATGAtgaatatatagatatagatatttaTCCTGTTGTACAGCACAATGGCCGACCGCTGTTGTTCTcattgtgctatataaataaaattctgattgatttattgattgattgatacgTTTTTTCTTTTGTCTATATCTCATAGCTACAGGTTGccaggtggttgctagggtgttgctagggtgttctgaatggttggtGTGTAGTTGCTCAGGTGTGTGTTATTACGGCTGGTCTGCAGTTCACTGGCTAGTGTTCACTCATGAGTCGTCATGTCAGAAACGGACGTCAGTGTAACAGACTGTGTGATGCGTCATCATTAGCGGGCGGAAGAAGCCGCGCTGACCAATCGCAAACACCGAACCATGACACACAGGACGCAACAGATGACGACGCATTCAAAACATCACATCCCATGAAACGCACCATCTGACACGAATGAGCTGTTTCTCTCTGTGTTCAGTGCTTGAGCGAGGATCAGAGTGAATCAGCGCTGGCGTTAGAGAGTTAAAGGTCAAGTGTGTCTTTATTCAGTGttaaaacagcagcagcaatggtTAAAAACCACTTCAGATCAGAAACATCTCGTGTAAATGTGCTCAGAGCGGCTGCAAGGAAGTCACAGATTTGCTTTGAAGACACTGCTGTGTTCGTCTGATGGTGTTGATCTGTCCATCTGTCAGATCTGACCTGCATGGAAATGTTTACAGTAGCAGTCCTGTAAAAATACAGCAAGTGGGTACCCAGCTGCCAGTATTTCATTgtaaatttgcaaataaaagttttacatttcactaatatacagtatatccatTATTCCAGATCAACATATCGTGTGGGCTAAAGTTGTGTTTGAAAATCTTTGAAAAACATTGAATGCGAGTAACTCCACTGTGACACGTGAATGACGTGAGATCTCTGCCTCCACGTTCACTCACAACTGCAGCATTGAAACATTTCCTACATAACAGCGCTGAAGAGAGCGCTGGTTTCTTTTCTTTACAGCAGATTCTTCTACTCTGGATTTAACTAAAGGCAAGGCTATTTGAACAAAGAGTCAACACAGATTTTATATGTTATCTGTTTTAATagattttattacattacagtttttacccacaaaaacacaattttccATAATAGTAACAAATTAACAATTCAAACAGATTTGTAACAAGGTACAATTTCAGAGATAACTATAACTATTGTCTCATTCATTAACCATTTTAAATCTGCATATACGAAAGTTTTCACACTGAAGATTCGATAACATTTACAAAACTTAAAAACAAGGAATTTGCCAATtgcaatttttaaaatgtagactatgttatcaaacaatGAATAACTAAGTGACacaataaaagtattcattatTTCTGAGTAACAATAGTAAAAAATCAGAGCCTGTAGGTGTGGCACGCGCATGCTTCACTTAAAGATCCGGTTTGGGCAAATTACTAGCTGGCGGctccattttttaaaataatcttgaTTTATCAACATTAGAatgaaaaataagaacaaatatttttttctaatttttaaaTCACTAATTATACATCACTGTATTAAGTTAATATTACTAAAAAGACTCCTCTTCATTGGCTCTCGTGTCCCCTGACATCTCACCTTTTGCTTTCTGAACTAATTCCAGTATTTCTTTGGCCTTCTGATCATTTGGGTTAAGCTTGAAGCGATTCTGGGCAATTCCCATTAGTTTCTTAGCACTTTTCTTGCCCTCTCTGGTATGAGGATACATTGTCCAGCACTCCTTGTAGTGTTTGATTGCTGAATCCTCACATCTTTTACTGTACAGCTGGAACTGAGCATAGTCAACATGGACCGTATTCAGGTGCTCATTATTCTTTTCAGCTGTCTCAAATACTTTCTCAAACAATTCCTCTGCCTCTTTCAGCTCACGTCTCTCTCTGTCCTTCGGGTCACCTCTCTCTCCGTACTGAACAGCCAGCGCACTCATGGCAACGATGAAGGAAGGTTTTAGTTGAGTTGCCATTTCTAAGTGGTAGATGCTTTGATTTCGAGCCTTATCTATCTCAGACTTGTCCTGtacttctttgtttaaattaattttcttgGTCATGTAGCACACTCCTAACTGATAATGTATGAAGTATGAATTTGTTGATTTAAGCGCTTTCTTTAGTATCTCAATGGCCCTGTCTACAGACCCATGATTCCTGAAGAATTTCCCAGCATATCTCAGTACGTGCGGATGATCTGGAGCGTCATTCAGAGCTGTCTCAACCAGCTTCTCAGCCTCATTCATGAAGCTCTCTGGATATGACAGAAGTTTAATTGCTAGAAGAACCTTTAGGACACCATCATTTGGGTTAAGTTTAATGGCCCGTCTCATCTGATTGACTGCAGGTGAATCTACAGTACAAGATATGTCAGGTTCAGTGCGATACAGAGCGATGGCATACCCAGCATTCAACTCACTGTTGTCTGGATCTAGCTCCACAGCCTTCTGGAAAACTTTTACGCCATTGTCATGAGAGAATTTAAGAAAGGCCCAACCCTTCTCATGAAGCACCTCTGGAACTGATGAAGGTTCGGTTGGTAAAGTTTCCGTTATCTCCTCAAGCTTCTCCAGGTAACTTTGACACTTTGGGAAGTTCTCCCTGTGGAAATATACCCAGGCAAGGTTTCCATAAGTGACAATCAGGGACTTTTCACAGTTGTCACCAAGGTTTTCTTTCACGAGCCTTTCAGACTCCAGCAGATTGGTCAGTGCCTCTTTTGTGTGCTCCAGAAGGAATTTCACATAACCTATAGAGCTCAGCGCCCGGGCAGCTCCTGGCAGATCCAAACGGACCTGTTCCTGAAGTCTGCTGAGGAGGTTTTGTAAGTCCAGATCATCTTTGTTGAGGTCCCATGTGAAGTGACACTCCAGCTGAtccagtttcatttttaaactgtCCTGACTTGAGCTGAAAGATGAAAATGAGACATTATTCTTTTTTAACAAAAGGCCTTCAAGTCAAGAGCTACAACTGCACAGCCTATTAGATGCTTTTATTAGCTTGAGTAGATGATATTATCATTAAATTTACTCTAAACATTTTCACTGATTTCTTAAATAATGTAGACAAGAAAACTTCGCCCTGACCTGATTTCAAACTCGTTTGCTAGCATTGCTACTTCTCATTTAGTTGTAAAGAATTAAAAAACgataaatatagtttaaatgTAGATAAATTAAGTTGTATATTTGGAAACAAAAGCAGCACTCACCTCATCTCCgacatctttttctttttacgTTAGGAATAAAGAACAGGTGTGTGTCACAAGGTCGTCCAGCGCAGTACTTTCAGTTTTCATCATgcctttaaacttttattaagtCACACCTTCAGATTCTTTAACCAATGGTTTAATGTTCTTGTATAAAACGTGGCAGAAATTAGCCTAACAATTAACATCCTGGAATTTGGTCAGTCCAGCTGAACCTGCTGCAAACTGAACATAATGTCCTATATTGACATCCAGGGAATCTCTGTAGCCTAGAAGTTTAAAACGGGGTTCAGACGTGTTCATGGATGACGTCTTAAAAACGACATATAATGTCAACTGCAGACTCATTTTGGACATCATTTATAATGCTTCTggaacttaaattacactctTTTTATTAGCAACATAACGCATGAGTGTGAATCCCACGACATCCGCCTTTGATCTCATAACGAGAAGAGAGAACCGTCTGTCTTGGCTGCACTTCTTTCACTCCCCGCCCATTCTCGCCTGCATTTTTAGACAGGGCGAGGCACATCTTAAACGAGCCGCTGAATCCCATTGGTAGTCGGTATGTTACATCactgctcatttgcataaaggTGCGATTCTGATAGAGAAACCAACAATATAAGGACCGTCAGTGTGAAAGTCCTTGACTTCTGCATTGTTTTAATAGTCACACAACTATTTGTTTTCAGAAATGTGATATATCACATTCAGAAATCAGACACTGAAATCATTCTGCATCGCATTAAAACGCCGTCCTTTTGTGCAGCTAAACGCATGTTCGCATCATTCATTTTTGAAGAGGTTTTGGTGAATGATTCATCATCTGTCTCATTTATTCATCAAACCTTTAATGCTCATATGCAGAATGTTAACTATGAGGCCGTGAGTAACGGAGCGTCTGAAGGTTTGTTCTGTGGCGTTTCTCTCCAGACGCTCGTTCCTAAAGCTGAGACTCAATGACACCAATGATCTTCCACTCTCAGCATGAATCAAGACTTGAGAAGCAGAATTATGTAAGAGAATTACATTTCTTTTTCTAACTCATTGGCAAACACCAGATGATCAGTTTATCAAGCCAGATGATCTTTagatgtttttactgtaaaatgagATGAAATACTAAGATTAATAAGTCGTCTTATCATGCACAGTTTTGCAGTCTCTCTGGCAGGTTTATGAGAAACCATCATGAAGAATCAAACTTCAAAGATTCAGATGAATCACGTGAGAGAGAATCAGCACAAGCTTCAGATCCATAAAGACAAACATCCTCGCACTCGTTTCACTGGCTTCTGTGCGGCGCTGAAGACATCCATAGTGACAGATACTCAAGGgcacagaaagaaagagagagagagactcagagagagagagagagagagactcagAGAGAGAGACTCAGAGAGAGAGCGGAGGGAACAGCTTGTTCATCTCTCATTAAACTGCAGCATTTGCTCATTCTACACGTTTGCACTGAGCGATAATTGTCTGCTGAAGGGCAATGTTTCAAATCTGAATTAATACAAGCTGAAAAGAGGAAGGAAACACTCCAGAACTAACAAACCATAAAACTAGAAAGCTCtttatacaaaaaataaatcgtTTTACTTCATGTCGACTGAAGCGGCCCGTCCACGAGGCGTTTCTCTGGATGAGAATCTGAGAACATGCACTTTCTGTTCAGTTTCATCTCTTCACGTTTATATTGTCACGTGAGGAGAGCAGAAGGAAAGATCATAGTGCTATTTCAAACAACACTTTCTAAattattatgaatgtttatTATGATCTCAGATGCACTGAGGCTGCATggaatattaatgaaatattcTTATTTGAAACATGAATGAATGTGAAATGTTCAGATGAGGGAACTGAAGACATGTGAAACACACTTTCATtcatacattaaatatttaaagctgAAATATTGACACAATTCTCATCTCCTTCCAAACCCGCATGACTTTCCTCtgttctgtggaacataaacgTTGAGATTTTGCAGAACAGATTTTGTTTGACTTCCACTGATGGACACAAAAACACTGAGACGTTTTTCTAAATACCTTCTTCTTCCACTGAAGGAAGTCACACAGGTCAGACTGACACGAGGCAGTGAATGGTGACTGAATGAACACATTTTGCCTGAACAACCCCTTTAATGCAAATCAAAATCCATCGGCTCTAGTGTTTTTCCAGGATCCCAGCGTGAGTCTCTCATATGGAATAAAGGATTATGCAGGTCATATGTGCAAATCAAGCTCTGGTGGTCAATGTGTGATTTCTGCCAGTTAATGAACTAAAATCACCTGCTGAACTCAGTAACACTTAAGGCTGAAATGCCTTTCATTCATTGATGCATTCCCATCAGGAGCCGCTGCAGCTCCGTCATTACTGATCCCTGTATGACAGATGGCCAGAGGAACATACGGCGGCAATCAAAACCCTCAGAAACGCTGCCGTGGGTTCAGCGTGACTCACGGTGTCTCGCTGTGAAAGGA from Megalobrama amblycephala isolate DHTTF-2021 linkage group LG7, ASM1881202v1, whole genome shotgun sequence harbors:
- the LOC125273049 gene encoding interferon-induced protein with tetratricopeptide repeats 1-like, whose amino-acid sequence is MSEMSSSQDSLKMKLDQLECHFTWDLNKDDLDLQNLLSRLQEQVRLDLPGAARALSSIGYVKFLLEHTKEALTNLLESERLVKENLGDNCEKSLIVTYGNLAWVYFHRENFPKCQSYLEKLEEITETLPTEPSSVPEVLHEKGWAFLKFSHDNGVKVFQKAVELDPDNSELNAGYAIALYRTEPDISCTVDSPAVNQMRRAIKLNPNDGVLKVLLAIKLLSYPESFMNEAEKLVETALNDAPDHPHVLRYAGKFFRNHGSVDRAIEILKKALKSTNSYFIHYQLGVCYMTKKINLNKEVQDKSEIDKARNQSIYHLEMATQLKPSFIVAMSALAVQYGERGDPKDRERRELKEAEELFEKVFETAEKNNEHLNTVHVDYAQFQLYSKRCEDSAIKHYKECWTMYPHTREGKKSAKKLMGIAQNRFKLNPNDQKAKEILELVQKAKGEMSGDTRANEEESF